Genomic DNA from Ensifer adhaerens:
GTGAAGGACGGCGTCGGCCTCGACAACACCTATTTCATGATGGAGAGCTACGATCGTGCGATCCAGCTTCTCTACAAGACATGGCAATATCACTTCGAGTTCCTCAACCTCGGCTATGCGGCCTATCTCGACTTCTTCGGCTTCCTGAAGGAGCAGTTCCCGACGATCCCCGATCAGGCGATTGCCAAGATGGTGCAGGGCGTGGATGTTGATCTCTTCCGCCCGGATGACGAGCTGAAGAAGCTCTCCAAGCTTGCCCTCAAGCTCGGTGTCGCCGATGCGCTGAAGACCGGTTCGGCCGACGAGGCACTGGCCCGCGTTGCCACGGTTTCGGGCGGGAAGGAATGGCTGGACGCGTGGAAGGCCGCGCAGGACCCGTGGTTCAACTTCACCTCGGGCAATGGTTTCTACTCGACCGACAAATACTGGATCGAGCATCTCGACATCCCGCTCGGCTATATCCGCGACTACATCGCCAAGCTCGAAAAGGGCGAGACGATCGACCGTCCGACGGAGAAGATCGCCGCCGAACGCGACCGGATCACGGCCGAATATGCCGAACTTCTGTCGGACGAGCTGCGCCCGGTCTTCGAAGGCAAGCTTGGTCTCGCCCGCGCCGTTTTCCCTTACGTCGAGAACCACAATTTCTACATCGAACATTGGTCGATGAGCGTGTTCTGGCGCAAGATGCGCGAGCTCAGCGCCATTCTACATGGCGAGGGCTTCTTCGAGAATGCCGATGACATGTTCTTCCTGAACCGTCAGGAAGTGCGCGATGCGCTCTTCGACTACGGCAATGCGTGGGCTGTCGGCGGCGAGCCGATCGGGCCGGTCTACTGGCCGGAAGTGATTGCCAGGCGCAAGGCGATCCTTGCCACGCTCGCGACGCAACCGCCGCAGCCGGCGCTGAACAATCCGCCAGAGGTCATCACCGAGCCCTTCACCATCATGCTCTGGGGCATCACATCGGAATCGATTGCCCGCTGGCTCGATGGCGGCAGCGACAAGTCGAAGCTCACCGGCATGGCCGCCTCGCCGGGCATTGCGGAAGGGCGCGCCCGCGTCATCCGCTCGGCCGACGAGCTTGACCTGATCCAGGACGGCGAAATTCTCGTCGCGCCGGTCACGGCACCCTCCTGGGCGCCCGTCTTCGGCAAGATCAAGGCGACCGTCACCGATATCGGCGGCATGATGAGCCACGCCGCGATCGTCTGCCGCGAATACGGCCTGCCGGCCGTCACCGGCACGGGCAACGCCTCCTCGACGATCAAGAACGGACAGATGCTGCGCGTCGATGGCGCGACGGGCGAAGTCCGGATCATCGGGTGAGCCTGAACCAAGCATGGCGGGCCGGCCTCGCGCCGGCCCGTCTCTGGATACGACTGCAAGGACGAGAACCGTGAACATTTCCTTGAAGACCGGCCGCTACGACGCCGTCTGGCGCGCTGCCGAGACCTATATGCGGGCGCGCAAGAACGACGTGCATATTCCGCTCTCCTACGCCTTCGCGCGGAAGCTCTTGGAGGTCTATCCGGAGGCCGACGAGGATATCGTGTCACTCGCCATCCTGCTCCACGATATCGGCTGGTGGTCGATCGACGCGACCGACATTTTCGAAAAGGGTTTCGGCCCGAACATGATGCAGTCGGATGTCCGCTTCCTGCATGAAAGCGAAGGGGTGCGCTTGTCCCGCGAAGTGCTGGAACGGACGGGCTGGCCCGAGCATGTCATTGCCGCCGTTGGCGAGATCATCGACGGGCATGATACGCGGCCTGAACCGCGACACCTGAACGACCGGCTGGTGCGCGATGCCGACAAGCTCTGGCGCTTCACCGTCACCGGCGTCTCTGTCGCCTGTGACTGGTTCAAGATGAACCCGCATCAATATGCCGACCGGCTGGAAGCGACCGGCCTGCAGCAGCTCGAAACCGAAGCCGGCCTGAAAATGGCAACCGAGGAACTGGCGATCACGCGCCAGGCGCTCCTGCTTCACCTGATCTGAACGGATGTAACCCATGGACATGTTCATCGACGGCGCATTCGTCCCGGCGTTGGCCGGCGCGCGCCAGAACGTCACCAATCCGGCGACCGGCGATGTCATTGACACCGTGCCCACCGGAGCCGCCGAGGACGCGGACCGCGCGATTGCCGCCGCCGAACGCGCCTTCGAGACCTGGAAGCGCACGCCCGTTGCCGAGCGCGCCCGTTTCCAGAAAGCGGCCGCGCAGTTGATGCGCGCCGAAGCACAGGCGATCGGCCGGACGCTGACGCTGGAGCTTGGCCGTCCGCTTGCCGCCGCAATTACGGAAATCGAGCGCTCGGCCGATCTTCTCGATGTCTATGCCGAGGAAGGCCTGCGGCTGACTGCCGAGATGCCGATCACATCGGTAGCCGGCGAAAAGATGCTGGTGACGCGCGAGCCGGTCGGCGTTGTCGTGGCGATCACGCCGTTCAATTATCCTATCACGCTCCTCACGTTCAAACTCGGCGCTGCGCTGATTGCCGGCTGCACCATGGTGGCAAAGCCCGCCGAGGATACGCCGCTTTCGACGCTCATGCTCGCCGATCTCTTCCACCGCGCGGGCTTCCCCGCCGGCGTCTTCAATGTGGTCACGGGTCGCGGCTCCGGCATCGGCAAGGCGATGATCGAGCATCCCGTACCGCGCAAGATCGCTTTCACCGGTGGTACCGCTGCCGGCAAGGCAATTGCGGCCGCCGCAGTCCAGACCATGAAACGCCTGACGCTGGAACTCGGCGGCCAGAGCCCCGCCATCGTCTGTTCGGATGCCGATCTCGATGTCGCCGCCGCGGCAATAGCCCGCCACGGCTTCGCCAATTCCGGCCAGTTCTGCTACCGCGTCAACCGCTGCTATGTGGAGCGTACGGTCTATGAGACCTTCCTCGCAAAACTGAAGGACCATGTCGACAAGCTCAAGGTCGGCGACGGCTTCGATGCCTCCTGTGCCATGGGGCCGCTGGTCAACGAGAAGATCTACCGCAATTCCGAGCGCCAGAGCGCAGACGCGCGCCAGAAGGGCGCGCGCATCCTGACCGGCGGAAAACGTCTGACCGGCGGGCTCTACGACGGCGGCTGGTTCTTCCCGCCGACGCTGATTGCCGATGCGGATCATTCCATGCTGGTGATGACCGAAGAGACCTTTGGGCCCGTTCTCGGCATCATGCCTTTCGATGATCGTCGCGAGGCGCTGAAGCTGGCCAACCAGACGCGCTATGGGCTCGCTGGCTTCGTCTTCTCGGAAAATCTGGCAACTGCGCTGACGCTCGCCGAGGGCATTGAGGCGGGTTCGGTCTGGGTCAACAACATTCACCGCTCCAGCCATACGATGCCCTTCGGCGGCATGAAGGAAAGCGGCTTTGGCCGCGAGAAGGGCCGCTTCGGGATAGAGGCCTATCTCGAATACAAGAGCATCTACCTCTCCTACAGGGAGGGGTTCTGATGAGCGGCGCGCTTCTCGAACGCGACATTCCCACCTGGCTGGCCGCCCGGCCCTATCTCGACGTACGCTCCAACGACGAGCACACGCTGATCTCCTATCAGCTTGCCCGCGCGCTCTTGAAGCTGCGCCCGGATGTGGACGAGGCCACGGTGCTGACCGCGATCCTCTTCCACGATGTCGGCTGGAAGATGGTGCCGGTCGAAAAGCTGGCGGACTCCGTCGGGCCGAAGCCGAAATATCCGGAGCTTCAGCGCGTGCATGAGGTTGAGGGCGTGGCGATTGCCCGGCCGCATCTGCAGGCGCTTGCCATTCCCGGCGTCGATGTCGAGACGGTGCTGTCGATCATCGACGGGCACGACACGCGCAAGCAGGCGATCTCGCCCGAAGACGAAATCGTCAAGGAGGCTGACAAGCTCTGGCGCTTTACCAGCCATGGCGTGAAGACGATCTGCGGCTGGTTCGGCACGCCGCCGAAAGAGACAGTCGCGATGCTCGAGGATTTCGTGCTGCCGCAGATGCTGACGAAGGATGGGCGGGCCATGGCGGAAGCCTTGGTGGCGCAAGGCCAGGCCATGGCCTGGCTCGATGACATGATGACACTGGAGGGCGCACGATGAGCGGCGAAACGTTCAAGGACAAGGTGGCGCTGATCACGGGCGCGGGCGGCGGGCTGGGGCGCACCTTCGCGCTCGCCTTTGCCGCCGAGGGCGCTGCCGTCGTCGCCGCCGACCTCAATGAGGCGGGTGCGCGGCAGACGGCAGAGCTGATTACGGCTCAGGGCGGTTCAGCGCTGGGGCACGGCGTCGATGTGACGAAAGCCGCCTCGCTCGATGCGCTGGTCGGCGCCATCCAAAACTGGCGCGGGCGCATCGATGTGCTGGTCAACAATGCCGCCATCTATGCGGGGCTGAAGCGCAAGGGTTTCGAGCAGATCGCCGAAGACGAGTGGGATCGCGTCATGGCGGTCAATGTCAAGGGCGCGTGGATGGCGACGAAGGCCGTGGCGCCCGTAATGCGGGCGCAGAAATCCGGCGCGATCGTCAATATTTCGTCTGCAACCGTCATGAGCGGGTCGCCCGAATGGCTGCATTACGTCTCGTCCAAGGGCGCGATCATCGCGATGACCCGCGCGCTCGCCCGCGAGCTTGGCGGCGACAATATCACGGTCAATGCCATTGCCCCCGGCTTCACGCTCACCGAAGCGAGCCTAGGCCTGATGGAAAACGCCGCCGAATATGGCGTGACGCGCGGTGCGCTGAAGCGCACCTCGACGCCGGAAGACATGGCGGGCGCCGCCCTCTTCCTCGCCTCTCCGCAGGCTGCTTTCGTGACGGGCCAGACCCTGATCGTCGATGGCGGCAGACAGTTTCTTTAAAAGGGAATACCATGAGCCAGGTCACATTCATCGAGCGCGATGGAACGCGCCGCATCATCGAGATCGTCAATGGCGAAAGCCTGATGCAGGCCGGCACCCGCGCCGGGGTGGACGGCATCATTGGCGAATGCGGTGGGTCCTGCATGTGCGCCACCTGCCATGTCTATCTGACGGAGGAGGATTTCGCCCGGCTCGATCCGCCCGACGCGATGGAACAGGACGCGCTGGAATTCACCGCCAGCAACCAGCGCCCCACCAGCCGCCTCGGCTGTCAGGTCAAGCTCTCGGCGGCCACCGACGGCCTTACCGTCACCGTGGCGGAGGCGTGAGTCATGCAGCGCGGCGTAGTCATCATCGGGGCGGGTCATGGTGGCAGCCAAGTCGGGTTCAGCTTGCGCCAGGAAGGCTATGACGGGCCGATCCATCTCGTCAGCGACGAGCCCGATCTGCCCTATCACAAGCCGCCGCTCTCCAAGGCCTACCTGAAAGACGTAAGCCAGGACGTGCAGATCCTGCGCGCCGAAAAGGCCTACGCAGACGCTCGCATCGAACTGGCGCTCGGCCGCAAGGTGGAGGCCATTGACCGGCAGACGCAAGTTATTCGTTTTGCCGATGGCGGGACGCTGGGCTATGACCGGCTGGTCATCGCCACGGGGGCGACGAACCGTAAGCTGACGCTGACCGGCCATGATCTGGCAGGCCTCCATTCGATCCGCACCCGCGCCGATGCCGCGCATCTGCGCGCCGCGATGGATGCGGCAAGCGACATCGCCGTCATCGGTGGCGGCTTCATCGGGCTGGAGGCGGCGGCGACCTTTGCCATGCTCGGCAAGAACGTCACCGTCATCGAGCTGGCCCCCTCCATTCTCGGCCGCGCCGTATCCCCGCTGGTCGCGGCGCATGTCGATGCGGAATATCGCAAGCTCGGCATCCGCGTTCTGACCGCCACCGGCATCGAACGGCTTGAGGGCGAGGCTGGCATGGTCAAGGCTGTACGGTTGACGGACGGCAGAGCCATCCCCGCCGATCTGGTGCTCGTTGGAATCGGTGCGACCGCGAACGATGCGCTTGCCCGCGAAGCCGGATTGACATGCGACAACGGCATCGTCGTCGACGCAACGCTCGCGACCTCCGACCCCACCATCTTCGCGATCGGCGATGTCGCCAACTTTCCGCATGCCCAGGCCGGCCGCCGCGTGCGCCTGGAATCGGTGCAGAACGCTTCCGATCAGGCCAAGCATGTTGCCAAGACCATCATGGGTAAGACCGAAGTCTATCGCGAAACGCCTTGGTTCTGGTCGGATCAGGGGCCGATGAAATTGCAGATGGCGGGTCTCTCTTTCGGGGCTGACCGGCATGTG
This window encodes:
- a CDS encoding pyruvate, water dikinase, whose product is MTSHMKFPSPYDLKAPKGAEGWEELYPYYLLFNDKIRAKEEGKFWFCDSQHWPSPFKPFDTITVEFAVKCLGQYNTRHYLIPPANGVDYRIHNGYCYMSPLAVAPENIAARVPQFMDRAGHYFQNWASLLDNWMVKVKANIADMEAIHFEPLPEVVPVEWVKDGVGLDNTYFMMESYDRAIQLLYKTWQYHFEFLNLGYAAYLDFFGFLKEQFPTIPDQAIAKMVQGVDVDLFRPDDELKKLSKLALKLGVADALKTGSADEALARVATVSGGKEWLDAWKAAQDPWFNFTSGNGFYSTDKYWIEHLDIPLGYIRDYIAKLEKGETIDRPTEKIAAERDRITAEYAELLSDELRPVFEGKLGLARAVFPYVENHNFYIEHWSMSVFWRKMRELSAILHGEGFFENADDMFFLNRQEVRDALFDYGNAWAVGGEPIGPVYWPEVIARRKAILATLATQPPQPALNNPPEVITEPFTIMLWGITSESIARWLDGGSDKSKLTGMAASPGIAEGRARVIRSADELDLIQDGEILVAPVTAPSWAPVFGKIKATVTDIGGMMSHAAIVCREYGLPAVTGTGNASSTIKNGQMLRVDGATGEVRIIG
- a CDS encoding HD domain-containing protein, whose translation is MNISLKTGRYDAVWRAAETYMRARKNDVHIPLSYAFARKLLEVYPEADEDIVSLAILLHDIGWWSIDATDIFEKGFGPNMMQSDVRFLHESEGVRLSREVLERTGWPEHVIAAVGEIIDGHDTRPEPRHLNDRLVRDADKLWRFTVTGVSVACDWFKMNPHQYADRLEATGLQQLETEAGLKMATEELAITRQALLLHLI
- a CDS encoding succinate-semialdehyde dehydrogenase / glutarate-semialdehyde dehydrogenase: MDMFIDGAFVPALAGARQNVTNPATGDVIDTVPTGAAEDADRAIAAAERAFETWKRTPVAERARFQKAAAQLMRAEAQAIGRTLTLELGRPLAAAITEIERSADLLDVYAEEGLRLTAEMPITSVAGEKMLVTREPVGVVVAITPFNYPITLLTFKLGAALIAGCTMVAKPAEDTPLSTLMLADLFHRAGFPAGVFNVVTGRGSGIGKAMIEHPVPRKIAFTGGTAAGKAIAAAAVQTMKRLTLELGGQSPAIVCSDADLDVAAAAIARHGFANSGQFCYRVNRCYVERTVYETFLAKLKDHVDKLKVGDGFDASCAMGPLVNEKIYRNSERQSADARQKGARILTGGKRLTGGLYDGGWFFPPTLIADADHSMLVMTEETFGPVLGIMPFDDRREALKLANQTRYGLAGFVFSENLATALTLAEGIEAGSVWVNNIHRSSHTMPFGGMKESGFGREKGRFGIEAYLEYKSIYLSYREGF
- a CDS encoding metal dependent phosphohydrolase produces the protein MSGALLERDIPTWLAARPYLDVRSNDEHTLISYQLARALLKLRPDVDEATVLTAILFHDVGWKMVPVEKLADSVGPKPKYPELQRVHEVEGVAIARPHLQALAIPGVDVETVLSIIDGHDTRKQAISPEDEIVKEADKLWRFTSHGVKTICGWFGTPPKETVAMLEDFVLPQMLTKDGRAMAEALVAQGQAMAWLDDMMTLEGAR
- a CDS encoding NAD(P)-dependent dehydrogenase, short-chain alcohol dehydrogenase family yields the protein MSGETFKDKVALITGAGGGLGRTFALAFAAEGAAVVAADLNEAGARQTAELITAQGGSALGHGVDVTKAASLDALVGAIQNWRGRIDVLVNNAAIYAGLKRKGFEQIAEDEWDRVMAVNVKGAWMATKAVAPVMRAQKSGAIVNISSATVMSGSPEWLHYVSSKGAIIAMTRALARELGGDNITVNAIAPGFTLTEASLGLMENAAEYGVTRGALKRTSTPEDMAGAALFLASPQAAFVTGQTLIVDGGRQFL
- a CDS encoding ferredoxin, 2Fe-2S yields the protein MSQVTFIERDGTRRIIEIVNGESLMQAGTRAGVDGIIGECGGSCMCATCHVYLTEEDFARLDPPDAMEQDALEFTASNQRPTSRLGCQVKLSAATDGLTVTVAEA
- a CDS encoding 3-phenylpropionate/trans-cinnamate dioxygenase ferredoxin reductase subunit; amino-acid sequence: MQRGVVIIGAGHGGSQVGFSLRQEGYDGPIHLVSDEPDLPYHKPPLSKAYLKDVSQDVQILRAEKAYADARIELALGRKVEAIDRQTQVIRFADGGTLGYDRLVIATGATNRKLTLTGHDLAGLHSIRTRADAAHLRAAMDAASDIAVIGGGFIGLEAAATFAMLGKNVTVIELAPSILGRAVSPLVAAHVDAEYRKLGIRVLTATGIERLEGEAGMVKAVRLTDGRAIPADLVLVGIGATANDALAREAGLTCDNGIVVDATLATSDPTIFAIGDVANFPHAQAGRRVRLESVQNASDQAKHVAKTIMGKTEVYRETPWFWSDQGPMKLQMAGLSFGADRHVRTGAPDDPAFSVYHYAGDRLLAVDSVNRPGDHMVARRLIAAGISPSGSDLAEGPDRLKSLIGR